The following is a genomic window from Thioclava electrotropha.
CACGATTGAGATCGAAGGCACCCCAGTCACGATGCGCACGCCGCTCGAGGCGAAACGACGCGGCGTGGTGCTAATCCACCAGGAGCTGTCGCTGGCCGAGGAGATGACGGTCGCCGAGAATATCTACCTTGGCGAGCTGCCGCGCCGGAGCCTCGGTCGGGTGGACTGGAAGACGCTCTTCGCGAAGTCGGAGGAAATCCTCAAACGGCTCAATTGCGGCTTCGGCCCGAAGGACCGGGTCGGCGCACTCTCCATCGCCAACCAGCAGATGGTCGAGATCGCCCGCGCGCTGACGGTGGATGCTAAGGTCGTGATTTTTGACGAACCGACCGCCTCGCTGACCGACGCCGAGAAGGTGGTGCTGTTCGAGATCATCAACGACCTGAAAGCGCGCGGCGTGGGCATCGTCTACATTTCGCACCGGATGGACGAGATTTTCACGCAGGCCGACAGGATCTCGGTGCTGCGCGACGGTGGCTATCGCGGCACGTTGGTCGCGGGCGACACCACCGAGGACGAGGTGATCCAGTTGATGATCGGGCGCTCGCTCGACCTGTCGCGCCGTCAACATGCCGAGGTGAAGACCGGTGACGTCGCGCTGAAGGTGGAAGGACTAAGCTGCGGCAAGCTGTTCCAGGACGTCAGCTTCGAGCTGCGCGAGGGCGAGGTGCTGGGCTTCTACGGTCTCGTTGGCGCCGGGCGCACCGAGATCGCCGAGACGCTGTTCGGCCTGCGCCGTCCCACCGCCGGCACGATCGAGATCGACGGCAAGGAAACCGCGATCCATTCGCCCGCCGATGCGATCGCGAAGGGTATCTCGCTTGTGCCGGAAAGCCGCAAAGAGCAGGGGCTGGTGCTCGGCATGAACTGCCGCGACAACATCACCCTGCCGCAGGTCGGCGATCTGACCTCGGGGCCCTTCGTCTCGGACGGGGCCGAGATCGCGATCTTCGACCAGTATCGCGACACGCTGAAGATCAAGACGCCCAGCTGGCGGCAGGCGGTCGGCAACCTTTCGGGCGGGAACCAGCAGAAGATCGTGATCGGCAAATGGCTCGCGATGCATCCGCGCATCCTGATCGTGGACGAGCCGACGCGCGGTATCGACGTGGGCTCGAAATCCGAGATTCACGACCTGATCCGCGAGCTTGCCCGCTCGGGCTACGCGGTGATCGTGATTTCCTCGGAAATGCCCGAAGTGCTGCATGTCTCGGATCGCATCCTCGCGATGTATCATGGTCGGGTGATCCGCCGCTTCACCGCCGAGGAGGTGACGGAAGACAGCCTCGTCGCCGCGATCTCCGGGATCGAGCAAGAACAGGTGGCGTGATGCGGATTGGTTTTGCAGGTTTAGGGCGCATGGGCGCCCCGATGGCGCGCAACTTGATCGCCGCGGGGCACGAGGTGAGTGTCTGGAACCGCTCGCCCGAGCGTGCCGAGGCCTTTGCGCTCGAAACCGGGGCAGGGGTGGCCGCCACCCCGCGCGTATTGGCCGAAGGCGCGGAGGTCGTCGTCACGATGCTGGCCGATGATGCGGCATCTTCTGCCGTGCATCTCGGTGAGGACGGTCTCTTCGCCGCTTCCGGCCCGCTGACGCTTCTGGAGATGGGCACGATGAGCCCCGATCACATCGCCGATCTCGCGGGCAAGGCGCCTGCGGGCTGGCAGGTGATCGACGCGCCGGTCTCCGGTTCGACCGCGGCGGCAGAGGGCGCGAGCCTGATGATCATGGCGGGCTGCACCGAAGATCAGGCCGCGCCACTGCGCCCCGCGCTCGATGCGATGGGCAAGACGGTGATCTGTCTGGGCAATGTGGGCGACGGCGCGGTGATGAAGCTCGCGGTGAACATGCTGATCCACAGCCTCAACCAGACCCTGGCCGAGGCGCTGAGCCTCACTGACGCGGCAGGTATCGACACAGGCACGGCCTTCGCCGCGATCGAAGCGTCGGCCGCCGCCGCGCCGATGCTGAGCTACCGCAAGCCGCTCTATCTCGACGAGGCGGCGCATCCCGTCAGCTTCACCGTGGCGCTTGCGCGCAAGGATATGGAGGTCACGCAGGCGCTGGCCGCGCAACTTGGCGTCGCGCTGCCGCAAGGCGCTGTCGTGCTGGAGCGGCTGCGCGCTGCCGAGACGGCGGGCCGTGGCGCGCGCGACATGGCCTCGATGGTCGATTTCACCCGAAAGGATAAATCATGAAAGCTGTTCTCTTCGTTGGTGGCTGGGAAGGCCACGCGCCGACCGATTTTGCCGACTGGTGCCGCGACCTGCTGGAGGCCGACGGGTTCGAAGTGGTCGTGCATGACACGCTCGCCCCGCTCGCAGAGCCCGAGAAGATGGCCGATTGCGATCTCATCGTGCCGATCTGGTCCTCGGCCCGCTCCGCCCATCAGCCGGAATTCGGCAATATGACGAAAGCGGAGGAGGACGGGCTTCTCAAGCTGGTCGCCGATGGCTGCGGTCTTGCGGGCTGGCACGGGCATATGGGCGATGCGTTCCGCGACCGCCCGACCTATCACTTCCTGATCGGCGGGCAGTTCGTCGCCCATCCTCCGGGCTGGCCCGACAACCTCGTGCCCTCGGACGATTACGTCGATTACGACGTCACGATCTGTCGCCCCGCTGATCCGATCGTAAAAGGCATCCCCAGTTTCCGTCTGAAGTCCGAGCAATATTATATGCTTACCGATCCGTCGAACGAGGTTCTCGCGACGACGACCTTCTCCGGCGATCACCTGTGGTGGATCGAAGGCACGGTGATCCCGGTCGTCTGGAAGCGGCGTTGGGACAAGGGACGCATCTTCTATTGCTCGATTGGCCACACGCTCGACGATCTGCGGGTCGATCAGGTGACCGAAATCATCCGGCGCGGGATGCGGTGGGCGGCGCGGGGGCGCTCGCTCGAGGGTGCCCGATAAAGACGGCAGTCAGGTGCGAAAACATCGATTTACTGATGCAAGCCGATGCGGTCTTGCGGTCACTGTATCAGTTGCTCTCACCGCCATATTTCGAAGACGACGAGGGTCGAGCGTCGTCGTTCCAGTCCGAGGTGAACGGGTTCGGCACGGTGAGCCTTGACCTGGATCTCGCACTCGCAAGCGCGGCCACCGATCGCGAGGATGCTGTCAACGCCGGGCCTGGCGAGGTCGAAAGTGTGTGTCGTTCAATACTCATTTTAGATTGGGTGAGGCATTTCCCCCCCAATAAGGAAGTGCATTTGCTCTGTAGCGCCGAAGCGCCCTGAATAGACCCGCTTGGCTTGTTGCCGGACCGCTCAGATGTCGATCCCTTGATCGCCAATGAAGTTTGGGAGGTTCTTTCTGGGCTGGCAAAGATTACGGGCGGAGGAGAGGTCCTTCGGACGCATGGCGGCGATGCCCATGGTCGCGAAAAGGGCATTGCGCCTGTTCATGCGCGGAGTGTCAGCTCGTTAGTTCATATGGCGAGCATCCCTGCGCTCTTCGTAGGCTCGGGGCTCATTAAGTGGCTTGCGCCGCCGTTGGCGGCATGTTCCCGGCCTCCCCGACTAAGACGGGACG
Proteins encoded in this region:
- a CDS encoding sugar ABC transporter ATP-binding protein, with the protein product MSDVAETKIPALQLKGIVKTFPGVRALDDVTFEVRAGEVHALLGENGAGKSTLMKVLAGMYQPDEGTIEIEGTPVTMRTPLEAKRRGVVLIHQELSLAEEMTVAENIYLGELPRRSLGRVDWKTLFAKSEEILKRLNCGFGPKDRVGALSIANQQMVEIARALTVDAKVVIFDEPTASLTDAEKVVLFEIINDLKARGVGIVYISHRMDEIFTQADRISVLRDGGYRGTLVAGDTTEDEVIQLMIGRSLDLSRRQHAEVKTGDVALKVEGLSCGKLFQDVSFELREGEVLGFYGLVGAGRTEIAETLFGLRRPTAGTIEIDGKETAIHSPADAIAKGISLVPESRKEQGLVLGMNCRDNITLPQVGDLTSGPFVSDGAEIAIFDQYRDTLKIKTPSWRQAVGNLSGGNQQKIVIGKWLAMHPRILIVDEPTRGIDVGSKSEIHDLIRELARSGYAVIVISSEMPEVLHVSDRILAMYHGRVIRRFTAEEVTEDSLVAAISGIEQEQVA
- a CDS encoding ThuA domain-containing protein, which encodes MKAVLFVGGWEGHAPTDFADWCRDLLEADGFEVVVHDTLAPLAEPEKMADCDLIVPIWSSARSAHQPEFGNMTKAEEDGLLKLVADGCGLAGWHGHMGDAFRDRPTYHFLIGGQFVAHPPGWPDNLVPSDDYVDYDVTICRPADPIVKGIPSFRLKSEQYYMLTDPSNEVLATTTFSGDHLWWIEGTVIPVVWKRRWDKGRIFYCSIGHTLDDLRVDQVTEIIRRGMRWAARGRSLEGAR
- a CDS encoding NAD(P)-dependent oxidoreductase, with amino-acid sequence MARNLIAAGHEVSVWNRSPERAEAFALETGAGVAATPRVLAEGAEVVVTMLADDAASSAVHLGEDGLFAASGPLTLLEMGTMSPDHIADLAGKAPAGWQVIDAPVSGSTAAAEGASLMIMAGCTEDQAAPLRPALDAMGKTVICLGNVGDGAVMKLAVNMLIHSLNQTLAEALSLTDAAGIDTGTAFAAIEASAAAAPMLSYRKPLYLDEAAHPVSFTVALARKDMEVTQALAAQLGVALPQGAVVLERLRAAETAGRGARDMASMVDFTRKDKS
- a CDS encoding abortive infection family protein, which gives rise to MPDRSDVDPLIANEVWEVLSGLAKITGGGEVLRTHGGDAHGREKGIAPVHARSVSSLVHMASIPALFVGSGLIKWLAPPLAACSRPPRLRRDDDKSLLADRRTDRATSATLLEVRYSQVVGQDLVEIKLLVAPADRVVC